The following coding sequences are from one Gimesia chilikensis window:
- a CDS encoding DsrE family protein, which translates to MKKSNYLRNSVALLLVCAIAGTALAQRGPGRGKGPGRGQGHGRGHAGVGQGQGNGHSQAHDRDHADFRYLLTNHQKIRRDVQLLPNGVKTLTESDDPQVAAKIREHVYWMKERVEKQQPIRMRDPLFAELFRHARQIKMVTENTPKGVRVIETSENPYVVKLIQQHAKTVSEFVKRGFPEAMKNHPVSTSVKEPAPLEYQHPRIKEYGKVVQLPDAAQQPRDQSKICVDLTKGGPADKLNPSIEKVARFVNIYEGAGKDPAAAKIAVVLHGDATLCALNDDAYAERFNTKSNPNLDCLHELHEAGVEIYVCGQSLVGKGGQPDQVVVFTDVAVSALTSLVNLQADGYAYVPLK; encoded by the coding sequence AACTATCTACGGAATTCAGTTGCCTTACTGCTGGTCTGTGCCATCGCCGGAACCGCACTCGCACAGCGGGGGCCGGGACGCGGCAAAGGTCCCGGGCGGGGGCAGGGACACGGACGAGGTCACGCGGGAGTCGGACAGGGTCAGGGAAATGGTCATTCGCAGGCACATGACCGGGATCATGCCGACTTCCGTTACCTCTTAACGAATCATCAGAAAATTCGTCGCGATGTGCAGTTGCTCCCTAACGGCGTCAAGACATTGACGGAATCCGATGATCCCCAGGTGGCAGCGAAAATCCGCGAACATGTCTACTGGATGAAAGAGCGGGTTGAAAAACAGCAACCCATTCGGATGCGGGATCCTCTGTTCGCCGAACTCTTCCGGCATGCCAGACAGATCAAAATGGTTACCGAAAACACACCCAAAGGTGTGAGGGTGATTGAGACTTCAGAGAACCCCTACGTTGTAAAGCTCATTCAACAACATGCGAAGACCGTTTCGGAATTCGTCAAACGGGGATTCCCTGAGGCGATGAAGAACCACCCGGTCTCTACGTCAGTCAAAGAGCCTGCACCGCTGGAATACCAGCATCCCCGCATCAAGGAATATGGCAAGGTCGTCCAGTTGCCAGACGCAGCTCAGCAGCCACGGGATCAGAGTAAAATCTGTGTCGACCTGACCAAGGGAGGCCCTGCTGACAAGTTGAACCCCTCCATCGAAAAAGTGGCCCGCTTTGTGAATATTTACGAGGGGGCCGGGAAAGATCCTGCGGCAGCTAAAATCGCGGTCGTCCTGCACGGCGATGCCACGCTCTGTGCCTTAAATGATGATGCCTACGCGGAACGCTTCAATACGAAAAGTAATCCGAATCTGGATTGCCTGCACGAACTGCATGAAGCAGGCGTCGAGATCTACGTCTGTGGTCAGTCACTTGTCGGCAAAGGGGGCCAGCCGGATCAGGTGGTCGTGTTTACCGATGTCGCGGTCTCCGCACTCACATCTCTGGTGAACCTGCAGGCAGACGGCTATGCCTATGTCCCGCTGAAATAA
- a CDS encoding glycine zipper domain-containing protein produces MNALSYRAGITLIFAGLLVQSGCAARNHTEAGMASGAGIGALAGAIIGSNSGDAGAGALIGAATGGLAGGLIGNAEDAREERDVAIAQANHERMARGAIHNSDVIQMAHSGVSDSVIMGAIRSRGGAFDLSPQTLIMLKQQGLSDQLIEYMQQHNYVSTTAEPVIVRERAVVTSPSVVYVRPRPRPRYVRPHYGVHGHFHF; encoded by the coding sequence ATGAACGCGTTATCGTATCGGGCTGGTATCACTCTAATTTTCGCAGGCCTGTTAGTTCAGTCAGGCTGCGCTGCCAGGAACCATACGGAAGCCGGCATGGCCAGTGGCGCGGGAATCGGTGCTCTGGCTGGTGCGATTATCGGCAGTAATTCCGGCGATGCCGGAGCAGGGGCCTTGATCGGTGCTGCCACCGGTGGACTCGCCGGCGGTTTGATCGGCAACGCCGAAGATGCCCGGGAAGAACGCGACGTTGCCATTGCCCAGGCAAATCACGAACGCATGGCACGCGGGGCGATCCATAACAGCGACGTCATTCAGATGGCCCATAGCGGCGTCAGCGATTCCGTCATCATGGGCGCCATTCGCAGTCGCGGCGGTGCTTTTGATCTGAGTCCTCAGACGCTGATCATGCTCAAACAGCAGGGACTCAGTGACCAGCTGATCGAGTACATGCAGCAACACAACTACGTGAGTACCACTGCCGAGCCGGTCATCGTCCGGGAACGGGCGGTTGTGACATCACCCTCGGTGGTCTATGTCCGCCCCCGTCCGCGTCCACGGTATGTCCGCCCGCACTATGGAGTGCACGGGCACTTCCACTTTTAA
- a CDS encoding antibiotic biosynthesis monooxygenase gives MHSTDSDPVTMVVTAHPAPGNQKEWEQTLTNTIQASLKFPGHLGTTVLKQESRSRPTYQIVLRFDRLENLERWKNSPEREHWISRLHALEHRPPVITHNTGLETWFEFSHQDEHRPHPPKYKMAIIIWIAVYISIIPIINLIRPYTSELHFLIGSAITTSITVPLMTWVMIPLLSWLLQKWLYPEPNHS, from the coding sequence ATGCATTCAACAGATTCTGATCCCGTCACCATGGTTGTGACGGCCCACCCTGCCCCCGGAAATCAAAAGGAATGGGAGCAGACGCTGACGAACACCATCCAGGCTTCGCTGAAATTTCCCGGTCACCTGGGAACGACGGTCCTCAAACAGGAATCCCGCTCCCGGCCCACCTATCAGATCGTGCTCAGGTTTGACCGACTGGAGAATCTGGAACGCTGGAAGAATTCTCCCGAACGAGAACACTGGATCTCCCGCCTGCATGCGCTGGAACATCGTCCCCCGGTGATCACTCACAACACGGGGCTGGAAACCTGGTTTGAGTTTTCGCACCAGGATGAGCACCGCCCGCATCCCCCCAAATACAAGATGGCCATTATCATCTGGATCGCCGTCTATATCAGTATCATACCGATCATCAACCTGATTCGGCCCTATACCAGCGAACTGCATTTCCTGATCGGAAGCGCGATCACCACCTCGATTACAGTTCCGCTGATGACCTGGGTGATGATTCCCCTGTTAAGCTGGCTGCTCCAGAAATGGCTCTATCCGGAACCGAACCATTCCTGA
- a CDS encoding c-type cytochrome, with protein MQRRWLTLPLTGLALLIVLTTLSAQETSEQPQKSLIPEAYPPGELGAIVKLGEEIVARTHEHPLSKQYIGNNLNCTSCHLENGTNPQAASFLGVASAYPAWSPREKRVITLEDRVLNCFMRSQNGIRPPLGSKVSVAITAYITWLSAGSEIKMNHQKPLGPRHVQPLSLQAELAEERRGAKLYAARCADCHDASGAGTSEGPPVWGKDSYNDGAGLSRNDKLAAWLKVAMPPGETDLTEQEALDIAAYVNSHSRPHFILEEHLPPVEQRGVYDWQPAAAPAK; from the coding sequence ATGCAACGACGCTGGCTGACGCTACCGCTTACTGGACTGGCCCTGTTAATTGTGTTGACGACACTGTCTGCACAGGAGACTTCTGAGCAACCACAGAAATCACTCATCCCGGAAGCATACCCTCCCGGCGAACTGGGAGCCATCGTCAAGCTGGGGGAAGAGATCGTCGCACGCACACACGAGCATCCGCTGTCTAAACAGTATATCGGGAATAATCTCAACTGCACTTCCTGTCATCTGGAGAACGGGACCAATCCGCAGGCCGCCAGTTTTCTGGGAGTGGCTTCCGCTTACCCGGCCTGGTCTCCCCGCGAAAAACGGGTGATCACACTCGAAGATCGAGTGCTGAACTGTTTCATGCGCAGCCAGAACGGGATTCGTCCTCCCCTCGGCAGCAAAGTATCCGTGGCGATTACCGCGTATATCACCTGGCTCTCCGCAGGCTCTGAGATCAAAATGAATCACCAGAAGCCACTCGGTCCCCGTCATGTGCAGCCCCTCAGTCTGCAGGCGGAACTGGCTGAAGAACGGCGGGGCGCGAAACTCTACGCAGCACGCTGTGCCGACTGTCACGATGCATCAGGCGCGGGAACATCCGAAGGACCACCAGTCTGGGGCAAAGATTCCTATAACGACGGCGCGGGACTGAGCAGAAACGATAAGCTGGCAGCCTGGCTCAAAGTGGCGATGCCTCCGGGGGAAACCGATCTGACCGAGCAGGAAGCCCTGGATATCGCCGCCTATGTGAATTCGCATTCGCGTCCGCATTTCATCCTGGAAGAGCATCTGCCCCCGGTCGAACAGCGCGGCGTTTACGACTGGCAGCCCGCTGCAGCCCCAGCGAAGTAG